One window of Corynebacterium accolens genomic DNA carries:
- a CDS encoding DNA adenine methylase, translated as MNNVKPLVKWAGGKRQLLPHIHAALPAGTPRRYYEPFIGGGAVLFSLTPASARVNDLNSELINLYEVVREGVDELISLVSTYPNDADFFYQLRAVDRDAERFAALSATERAARTLYLNKTCYNGLYRVNSAGQFNAPFGRYKNPTICDADTLRGVHEYFRDNDVTFTQGDFTTAVAGAGEGDFVYFDPPYDPVNVTSSFTGYQKGGFDRAEQERLKAVCDDLDARGVKFLLSNSATEFIRELYADFSIDTVAATRAINSVGSRRGKVDEVLVRNYEVGHE; from the coding sequence ATGAACAACGTCAAGCCTCTGGTGAAATGGGCCGGCGGGAAACGCCAGCTCTTGCCGCATATTCACGCCGCCCTGCCCGCTGGGACGCCGCGGCGTTATTATGAACCCTTCATCGGCGGCGGCGCGGTTTTATTTTCGCTCACCCCGGCCTCTGCGCGGGTCAATGACCTCAACTCGGAGCTGATTAATTTATATGAGGTAGTGCGCGAAGGCGTCGACGAGCTCATCAGCCTGGTTTCGACGTATCCGAACGACGCGGACTTTTTCTACCAGCTGCGCGCGGTGGACCGGGATGCGGAACGGTTCGCGGCGCTTTCTGCCACCGAGCGCGCCGCGCGGACGCTGTATCTGAATAAGACCTGCTATAACGGCCTGTACCGGGTAAATTCCGCGGGGCAATTCAATGCGCCTTTTGGCCGTTATAAGAACCCCACAATTTGTGATGCGGATACGCTGCGCGGGGTCCACGAGTATTTTCGGGACAATGACGTTACCTTCACGCAGGGCGATTTCACCACGGCGGTGGCAGGTGCTGGTGAAGGAGACTTTGTCTATTTCGATCCGCCCTATGACCCGGTCAACGTCACCAGTTCCTTTACCGGTTATCAAAAAGGCGGTTTTGACCGCGCGGAGCAAGAGCGCTTGAAGGCGGTGTGCGATGATCTCGATGCCCGCGGGGTGAAGTTCCTCCTGTCCAATTCCGCCACGGAGTTCATCCGCGAGCTCTACGCGGATTTTTCCATCGACACCGTGGCGGCCACCCGCGCCATCAATTCCGTGGGATCGCGCCGCGGCAAAGTAGATGAAGTGCTCGTGCGCAACTACGAGGTGGGCCATGAGTAA